The DNA region CAGCACATCAGGCTGAACGTAGCCAACACGCAAATCCAACAGAGATGCCGCTGCTGCGTTGACTTCACCCAGCCCGGCCTCACCGCTGACAATGACCACCGCCTGATCCAACGCCGAGATGACTGCCTCGAGCCTTACCTGTGCAGCCAGAGACCGCTCTGCCGCTTCTGTGCGAGCCACGTCTGCCGCGAGCGCTTCGCAAGCGGGACCTAGGAGGTACTCCATCGCATTCGGGCCAGGACTTTGATCCGCCCAGATGACCACAAGTTGATAGTCCCCCCGCGTTACAGGTACACAAGCGACCGCATTTTGACGCCCTGCCAACGCAAGCCTGGCCGATGTTGGAAGGAGCGAAGACATTTGGCCAGGGTCTGACACCAGTGCCGGCTCAGAGACATTGGTTGGCAGGGGATGCTCAGCGCCCAGTTGAACCAATCCCACTGGCGTGCAGGACACCGCCAGACCGCGATCGACAGCGGAGACTCGCCACAGCAACGCGGCGTTTGCCTCCACAGCATCGCAAATCGAGCGCAAACTCGTGGCGGTCAATGCGCTCATCCGGGTGCGCGCTCCAGGAAGGGCTCCATAGCTGCGATGACTGATTCTGGATCAACGACGTGTGGGAAGTGCCCGACGATGTCGAGGAGTTCCAATTCGCCATGTGGAATCGCATCTGCGAGCCACATGGCCGCCACGAGTGGTACCGCGGGGTCATCTGTGCCCTGAAGCACCAGCGTTGGCGGCAAAACCAGGGGCATGTAGCTT from Actinomycetota bacterium includes:
- a CDS encoding PAS domain S-box protein, yielding MSALTATSLRSICDAVEANAALLWRVSAVDRGLAVSCTPVGLVQLGAEHPLPTNVSEPALVSDPGQMSSLLPTSARLALAGRQNAVACVPVTRGDYQLVVIWADQSPGPNAMEYLLGPACEALAADVARTEAAERSLAAQVRLEAVISALDQAVVIVSGEAGLGEVNAAAASLLDLRVGYVQPDVLAFALGALRRRALDPEGIEAKAVEIFQYPNLVIRDWIWTFATLPTHLRVHTAPLDSPGRSGRVWVFDDISTQMQALEREKQIRLALAESEERLRLLAENASDVVFRVSEQGTFEWLSPSVQSALGWLPEDLLGSHVEDLIAHEDLPSRRRAFADAMRGEKMDYRARFRLASGGYRWM